A genomic stretch from Synechococcales cyanobacterium T60_A2020_003 includes:
- a CDS encoding sigma-70 family RNA polymerase sigma factor has product MKANQSSLRSHSLELLMQYQQRPTVALRNKLVRLNAGLVRKIAHRVSQQCLEPYEDLEQIGYMGLIRAVERFNPSQGCAFSSFAVPYIRGEMLHYLRDRGAAVKVPRRLQEMQKEAHRLQQKMTRSLGREPSEAEMVEVMGISVQEWRDLKISLKNRSPLSLDALVSQQIDSQMTLGDLLPDQYSQNLQNLEEERQLLQGALAQLEDKTRAAIEYVFFKGMSRKEVAKHIGVSPMTVSRRIQRGLEQMVAHLQPQTLRTEP; this is encoded by the coding sequence ATGAAGGCTAATCAATCGTCCCTCCGCTCCCACAGTCTAGAATTGCTGATGCAATATCAGCAGCGGCCAACCGTGGCACTGCGTAACAAGCTTGTGCGACTCAATGCAGGTCTAGTCCGTAAGATTGCCCATCGGGTTAGTCAACAATGTCTTGAGCCCTACGAAGATTTGGAACAGATTGGCTATATGGGTTTGATTCGCGCCGTCGAGCGTTTTAATCCCAGTCAAGGCTGTGCATTCAGCTCCTTTGCGGTTCCCTATATTCGCGGCGAAATGCTCCATTATTTACGCGATCGCGGTGCAGCCGTGAAAGTGCCCCGTCGCTTACAAGAAATGCAAAAAGAAGCCCACCGACTCCAACAGAAGATGACCCGGAGCCTCGGACGGGAACCATCCGAAGCAGAAATGGTTGAAGTCATGGGAATCTCGGTTCAGGAATGGCGCGATCTCAAGATTTCTCTCAAGAACCGTTCGCCGCTCAGCCTTGATGCGTTGGTGAGTCAGCAAATAGACTCGCAAATGACCCTGGGCGACCTGTTGCCGGATCAATATTCCCAAAACCTCCAAAACCTGGAAGAAGAACGCCAACTTCTGCAAGGAGCACTAGCGCAGTTGGAAGACAAGACTCGCGCAGCAATTGAGTATGTGTTTTTCAAAGGCATGTCTCGTAAAGAGGTTGCCAAGCACATTGGGGTCAGCCCCATGACCGTATCGCGACGCATCCAGCGGGGGTTGGAGCAAATGGTGGCGCACTTGCAGCCTCAAACGCTGCGGACAGAACCATAA